The Candidatus Limnocylindrales bacterium genome includes the window TTTAAGGCTTTGTTATTCTTAGGGGCTGGAAGTGTTATCCATGCCATGGGGGGAAAACAGGATATACGAGATATGGGGGGGTTAAGAGAATATCTCCCTACAACCTTTCGAACTTTTCTCATCGGCTGGCTGGCCATTTGTGGGATCTTTCCTTTTGCAGGCTTTTTCAGTAAAGATGAAATATTATGGAACGTTTTTAACTACTCCCATCCTGTTTTGCCCTTTCTACCTAAGTTACTCTGGTTAATAGGTCTTCTGGGGGCAGGCTTTACGGCTTTTTATATGTCTCGTCTGGTATTTATGACTTTTTTCGGAGAACTCCGCTCAGAACCTGCCGAGCCACATGGGGGACATGGAAAGGATGCGAAGCCACAAGGCCCTGGAGGCATAGGACTTCAGGGACATGGAAATGAGAAAATAATCTCCCTGTCTCCGCAGCGGGAACCCCGGGAGTCTCCGGGGACTATGACGTATCCTCTTATCGCATTGGCTGTTCTTTCGGTTATCGGAGGATGGTTTGGCGTACCTCATTTTCTGGATCCGGTCTTTGGGGGTCATGGCGGAGTGGCGCCTGTAGCTGCTGAAACTGGTGAACATTCCACGGTATTGGAAATTTTTCTTATGATGATCTCCATGGCTGTTGCCTTGGGAGGGATGGCAGTGGCCGCGGTCATGTACCTGATTATGCCGGAATTACCGGATTTGCTATCGGTCCGGTTGAGTAGACTCTACGAGCTCCTTTTGAACAAGTACTACGTAGACGAAATCTACCAGGCTGTTTTTGTTAATGGGCTTCTAGCCCTTACGACGGCTTCTGCCCGATTTGATCTGAAGTTTATAGATGGAATTGTCAATGGGAGCGCACGCGTTACGGCGGCGTTTTCCACCTTTAATGGCTGGCTGGATCTCAGGTTTGTGGATGGAATTGTCAATACCCTGGCAAGTGGAACGATCTTTTCGGGAAGTCGATTAAGAAAAGTTCAGACCGGACAGGTTCAAAGCTATCTTTTCGCCGTCTTAGGCGGAGTGGTTATTATTATCCTGATAAGAACGTTTATTTAATTAAAGGCTGGAAGTCAGAATTTCTCGCGTCTTCTGCCTTCCGGTTTCTGACTTGAGAGCATGGAAATACTGGCACGATTAGCCTATATTCTGGTAGCCATTCCGGGACTGATTTCTCTTTTTATGCTGGAAAAGCATGTGTTATCCTGGATTATCTTTTTTCCTTTAATAGGCGCAGCGATTATTCTTTTCCTTCCCAAGGGACAAGAGGAGCTCATGAAACGGGTCGCAGCCCTTACGACCTTCTTCCCCCTGGTCATGGCTTTTTATATTTTCCTCAAATTTAATCGTACCTCGACTGATTTCCAGTTTGTAGAACATGCGCCCTGGATTCCTTATTTCAATATCGATTATTTCCTTGGGATTGATGGAATCAGCGTTTCCATGGTTCTGTTAACAGCCCTCCTGAGCTTTCTCTGTATTTTTGCCTCCTGGGGAATTGATAAAGCCGTTCGAGGTTATCTGTGTCTTTTCCTGCTTTTGGATACCGGAATGATGGGAGTTTTCGCAGCTCTGGACTTCTTCCTGTTCTTTATTTTCTGGGAAGTGATGCTCCTTCCCATGTATTTCCTTATCGGAATTTGGGGAAGCCCCTCTCGGGTAGATCCTGATGGAATGGTTCGAGGAGGTCCTTACGCAGCCATTAAATTCTTCTTATATACCCTGGTAGGAAGTGCCCTCATGCTCATCTGTATCTTATACTTCTATTTCGTTCATGAGCCGCATACCTTCGATATGACCAAATTGATGGCATCCCATGCCTCTTACAGCCCAAGAGCCCAGTGGTGGCTTTGGGTAGCCCTTTATATTGGGTTTGCTATTAAGGTTCCGGTCTTTCCTTTTCATACCTGGTTACCCGATGCCCACGTAGAAGCCCCTACAGCGATTAGTGTCATTCTGGCTGGTATCCTGCTTAAAATGGGCACTTACGGACTCCTTCGAATCAATTATCCCATGCTCCCCCAGGCGACCGTCCAGTTCTCGTATTTCCTAGCCGTTATGGGAATGATAAATATTATCTACGGAGCTCTATGCGCCATGGCCCAGAAAGATCTGAAGAAATTGGTGGCTTATTCCAGTATCAGTCATATGGGGTATGTGCTTTTGGGTATGTCCAGTTTTACACCGGAGGGGATCAACGGTGCGGTCTTCCAGATGTTCAATCATGGGACCATCACGGCCATGCTTTTCTTGATCGTAGGGGTCATCTATGATCGAGCACATCACCGACAAATCGAAGAATTTGGAGGCCTGGCGCAACAAATGCCTATTTATAGTGGTATTACCGGACTTGCGTTCTTTGCAGCTCTGGGGTTACCCGGATTAAGTGCCTTTATCAGTGAGGCTTTGGTATTTCTGGGAGCTTTTCAACGTTATACTTTGATTACTATGATCTCGGTGACCGGAGTTATTTTAGGGGCCGGATATATGCTTTGGACCATGCAACGGGTGTTCCTGGGACCTTTAAATCCTAAATATGCAACCCTTCCAGAAATCAACAAACGGGAATTATTTACCCTGGTACCCCTGGGTATTATTGTCATTATTCTCGGTTTTTATCCAATGCCGGTGCTCAACTTGCTTAATACTTCCCTGGTTCAACTCAATGAACTTGTCCGGTCGTTCCTGTAAAAAATGCTTCCGGTGGACTAAAGTGTCTAAAGTTGATTTCTAAGTAAGGACAGGTTTCAAACCTGTCCCCACTACCTTTAGATACTCCAGGCACATGGAATATCGCTTTCTATTTTATGGAACTGAGTAATTTTCAAAGCCTCTCCTTTTTTTACCCGGAACTCATTCTATCCGGATTTATTGTACTACTCTTCCTGGTGGATTTGATCTTTTTGCAGTTGAGGAGTTCCAACTTAAATTTTCGATTCTTTCAGAAAGAAGATCTTCTGGCCGGATTAACTTTAATGGGATTGGGCCTTGCCCTGATTTCCGTTATCCTGATGTTTCCGGCTCTCAGGACTCCCCTGGAAGGATATTGGCTCTTTCACAGGATGATTGCCGTGGATAACTTCGCCCTTTTCTTTAAGATCCTGGTTATCCTG containing:
- a CDS encoding NADH-quinone oxidoreductase subunit M; the protein is MEILARLAYILVAIPGLISLFMLEKHVLSWIIFFPLIGAAIILFLPKGQEELMKRVAALTTFFPLVMAFYIFLKFNRTSTDFQFVEHAPWIPYFNIDYFLGIDGISVSMVLLTALLSFLCIFASWGIDKAVRGYLCLFLLLDTGMMGVFAALDFFLFFIFWEVMLLPMYFLIGIWGSPSRVDPDGMVRGGPYAAIKFFLYTLVGSALMLICILYFYFVHEPHTFDMTKLMASHASYSPRAQWWLWVALYIGFAIKVPVFPFHTWLPDAHVEAPTAISVILAGILLKMGTYGLLRINYPMLPQATVQFSYFLAVMGMINIIYGALCAMAQKDLKKLVAYSSISHMGYVLLGMSSFTPEGINGAVFQMFNHGTITAMLFLIVGVIYDRAHHRQIEEFGGLAQQMPIYSGITGLAFFAALGLPGLSAFISEALVFLGAFQRYTLITMISVTGVILGAGYMLWTMQRVFLGPLNPKYATLPEINKRELFTLVPLGIIVIILGFYPMPVLNLLNTSLVQLNELVRSFL